TTGATGAAGTTCTATCCCTAACCCATGTCTCAGGGTATATTCCTCTTACAGGTAGCAATGGCCCCCCACCAAGGTAGGCCCAGTTCAACATGCATAAATTCCAGTAAGTTCTGGATCAGTCCCACTGGGGTGTATGAACCCAGCCCCAGTTCAGTGAAGCTCGTTTCTGCAGCAGCTTGGACTGTATCTGCAGTCTCTCCAGAAGCCACCTCAGGTACTGCTGTAGGTGAGGGAGTTGCAGGAACAACAGGAGGGGCCTGAACCTGGACTTCTGCAAACGAGATGGCAGATGTACTGAAGTTGCGGGGGCCGGGAGCCGCAAAGAGGTAGTGTGGGCGACGGCAGCACTGAGCGGCTGGGAATAGGAGCCGCGGGGTCAGCGGTTTCCTGAGCCATTGCAAGGGCCCTGCGACGCTGTGGACCTGACGCCCGGGCTGTAGCAGGCGCAGAATCTCCCGGCGTCCGTACATCAGTCTCATCGCCATTTTGACCggaagatgagcattttttcatatgtttgttggcctcctgtatgtcttcttttgtaaagtgtctgttcatatccttcgcccatttttgaatgggcttgtttgtttttttcttgtagatctgctttagttctttgtaaattctggatatcagccccttgtcagttgggtagactgcaaaaattttttcccattctgttggttgctgattcactctactgactatttcttttgccgtgcagaagctgtggagtttgtaggtcccatttgtctattttggcttttgttgccattgcttttggcattttggtcatgaagtccttgcctacgcctatgtcctgaatggttttgcctagattttcttctagggtttttatgatgttaggtctgatgtttaagtctttaatccatctggagttaattttggtgtaaggtgtcaggaaggggtcctgtttctgctttctgcacatgggtagccagttttgccaacaccatttattaaacagggtatcctttccccattgcttgtttttgtcaggtttgttgaagatcagatggttgtaaatatgctgtatttcctctgaggcctctttttttttttttttttttttttttggtttttaggaGTGGAGAGTTTattaggcaagaaagaaggaaggaagaagaaaacagttcCCCATACAGAGTCAGAGGGAGGGGGGACTCAAACAAAGAGAAACcctctatttcattttttgaatccTGCAGAGATGGAgcatatcatttatattttaacaagatATAAACTTTAGACTTTGTTAAACAGACTCTGTTAAGCTTGAGtcctttagaattttcttttattaaaggtCTATTGATGgcaaactcattcattttttgtttgtttaaaactgactttaattctttcttgttcctttttttttcttttttagagagagTCTGGCTCTCACCCagcaggcaggagtgcagtggtgcgatctcactgcagcctctgcctccccagttcaagtgattctcatgcctcagcctcacgagtagctgggactacaggcaggtgccatcacACCAgagtaatttttgcatttttagtagaaacggggttttgccatgtggccaggctggtctccagctcctggactTATGTGATCccccgtcttagcctcccagagtgctgggattacaggtgtgagtcagccccttgcacccagcctcttcctgTTCTTGAAAAGAGTTTCTTTAAGCAAGAAAATCTAAGAcgacagttattttctttccatatacAATAAGGATATTGTTTCACTGTGTTTTggctttcatttttgcttttgtcaatTCAACTATAATCGTCTTTGTAGGAAATCTTTGTATTTTGCCTTCTGAAGCTTCATTGATTTGTTTCGGTGAGAATTTCTAAATACATCACCACGTTGATGTaaggatttttactttttcacagttctagaaAAGTCTCAACCATGGTTTCCTTGAGTAGCACCTCCTCCTCGTTGTATTATTTCTTCCTGGAGCTCTAACTGGACACATGGTGGACCCTTTAGACTATCCTCCAAGCTTTCAAACCACTATTTTATGTTTCTGTCTCTTGATGTCTCTGAGATGCATTCTGGTTCATATTTTCAAAGTTGTCTTATTTCCTTAACCACATAAaatattgttacttttaaaaagtatcatgtAGTTCCAATATTGGCAGTCTTTATGGGGATGATTGTATGTTCTATTGTTTTTCCTGGCTTTCATTCACAATACggtgtttctctgtgttttacattttatactgTGAGCTGTTCATTTTCCTTGGAATTTTATGAGAATTTTTTGAAGCTTGGGATGATGATGTTACTCCGGTGAggatttgtgtttgtttcttccaTTTGCCTTGGCATACTGCTAACCCAGGAGTAACTTTAAATTAACTTCTATACTTgagtgatatgtgtgtgtgtgtgtgtgtgtgtgtggtatgtttaCCACATTGTTAGTATGAATTTGGACCACAAGCCTATGTGAGAACTAGTCTGTGATAGTgaattataaaaactaaaaaaaaaaaaaaatcccttcaggCAGTGCCAAGGATGAAACAGGCCAGTTTACTTTATTACCtttgtttgtttctcattcaCCCTTACAGAGAAGGGTATAATTAGATTCCTCAACATTGGTGGTCCTAGAGTTTTCTTCTCTCACCTACATCCTTGTAACCTTGAGTACCAAGCTTTCTTTCCATTTAGGAAACTGcctcatttcaaatatttattacccttttttttttttttttttttgagatagagtctcgcactgttgccaggctggagtacagtggcgtgatctgggctcactgcaacctctgcctcctgggttcaagctattctcttgcctcagcctccttagtggctgggactacaggcatgcaccattatacccagctaatttttgtatttttagtagagacggaatttcaccatgttggccaggatggtctcgatctcttgacctcgtgatccgtctgccttggcctcccaaagtgctagaatttataggcatgagccactgtacccagccattaCCCTTTTATAATACTATTATAATAGTAACTTTGTTTCTTGGTCTCTGATCCATTCCCCCTCACCCCCGTTTTTTCATTATCATCTTAGTGAtctttctaagaaataaaatgataatacgATTATCAAACAGACAGAAGGATGACATTGGGCATGCCAGGAACTTCACAAACCAAAGATTGCAGCTGAAGTCACTTCATTCACTTCAAAATCTTCAGCCACTTCCTCTACCCCGTGTTCTATACTTAAGCTGTCC
This is a stretch of genomic DNA from Saimiri boliviensis isolate mSaiBol1 chromosome 9, mSaiBol1.pri, whole genome shotgun sequence. It encodes these proteins:
- the LOC120368334 gene encoding mitochondrial inner membrane protein OXA1L-like; the encoded protein is MAMRLMYGRREILRLLQPGRQVHSVAGPLQWLRKPLTPRLLFPAAQCCRRPHYLFAAPGPRNFSTSAISFAEVQVQAPPVVPATPSPTAVPEVASGETADTVQAAAETSFTELGLGSYTPVGLIQNLLEFMHVELGLPWWGAIATCKRNIP